A window from Ruminiclostridium josui JCM 17888 encodes these proteins:
- a CDS encoding glycoside hydrolase family 9 protein — translation MNFKKYVRKTTAFATAMAVVSSVFLGSSVYAGSTTPPFNYAEAFQKSLYFYDAEKCGPGVTGGKIEWRGDCHVEDCQLPLVPMKDYVGTNMSQAFIDKNREFLDPDGDGCLDLHGGFHDAGDHVKFGLPQGYTVSTLGWGFYEFKESFTKINEEDHMRDILRWGNDYFLRSTFMDNNGEVVAFCFQVGDGTVDHAWWQPPELNKKEEVPRPAFFATSETPASDQCGEAAASLAINYLNFKDSDPAYAKKCLDTAKALYRFAVKNRGLGDSGGFYGSAYDEDELSWAAVWLNIATGEQSYIDDIAAVSDGKYTGYMSKIIKSTQDNWQNIWVHSWDVVWGGVFAKLAPITNDPLHWYLFRWNLEYWSGIPHEDPSDQTFMAATPGGFKVVNTWGSARYNAAAQLCAVVYTKYKGNMDVTEWAKSQMDYILGDNPMNRSYEVGFSDISAKHPHHRAAHGSKTLSMNDPVEHRHTLWGALVGGPDATDNHNDDTTDFVSNEVAIDYNAGFVGALAGLYKYFGEGMEPLENFPPKEPVTDDFYAESKLEQENKERTQVTINIHNETSRPPEFVDGLKARYFFDISEMLAAGQTIDDMTVAVMYDEGKASDGKETAINGPFAWDAEKGIYYVEIDWTGNAFYGDKEFHFGLVSSLDSNWESHWDPTNDWSRQDIGKEYSINQNISVYRGDVKVYGNEPPKGSTGAKLGDLNGDGSVDALDYALMKKYILYPTGDVDLNVWDMNKDGEINALDLALLKKTLLG, via the coding sequence TTGAATTTCAAAAAGTATGTTAGAAAAACAACCGCTTTTGCTACAGCAATGGCAGTTGTATCCTCAGTGTTTTTGGGCAGCAGTGTTTATGCAGGCTCGACAACACCTCCTTTCAATTATGCAGAAGCATTTCAAAAATCACTGTATTTTTATGATGCTGAAAAATGCGGCCCTGGTGTAACCGGTGGTAAGATCGAATGGAGAGGTGACTGTCATGTGGAGGATTGTCAGCTCCCATTAGTTCCTATGAAAGACTATGTAGGGACTAATATGTCACAGGCTTTTATTGATAAAAATAGGGAGTTCCTTGACCCGGATGGAGATGGATGTCTTGATCTCCACGGAGGATTCCATGATGCAGGAGACCATGTTAAATTTGGATTGCCACAAGGTTATACTGTATCTACACTTGGTTGGGGATTCTATGAATTTAAGGAATCATTTACAAAAATCAATGAAGAAGATCACATGAGGGATATACTCAGGTGGGGAAATGACTATTTCTTACGCTCCACATTTATGGATAACAACGGAGAAGTAGTGGCATTTTGCTTCCAAGTTGGTGACGGAACTGTGGATCATGCATGGTGGCAGCCACCGGAACTCAATAAAAAAGAAGAAGTACCAAGGCCTGCGTTCTTTGCAACATCAGAGACACCTGCAAGTGACCAATGCGGAGAAGCAGCAGCTTCATTGGCAATAAATTACTTGAATTTTAAAGATTCTGATCCAGCATATGCAAAGAAGTGCTTGGACACAGCAAAGGCTTTATACAGATTTGCTGTTAAAAACCGTGGTTTGGGTGATTCAGGCGGGTTCTATGGATCAGCATATGATGAGGATGAATTGTCATGGGCAGCTGTATGGCTAAATATTGCAACAGGAGAACAATCATATATCGATGATATTGCTGCTGTTTCTGATGGTAAATATACTGGTTACATGAGTAAGATAATTAAATCTACTCAAGACAATTGGCAGAATATATGGGTACATTCATGGGATGTAGTATGGGGAGGAGTTTTTGCAAAGTTGGCTCCAATAACAAATGACCCTCTACATTGGTACTTATTTAGATGGAACCTTGAATATTGGTCAGGTATACCACATGAAGATCCTTCAGATCAAACATTTATGGCTGCAACACCAGGAGGATTCAAGGTTGTAAACACTTGGGGTTCTGCAAGATATAATGCGGCAGCTCAGTTGTGTGCAGTAGTGTATACAAAGTATAAAGGTAATATGGATGTTACTGAGTGGGCAAAATCACAGATGGATTATATTCTAGGAGATAATCCTATGAATAGAAGCTATGAAGTCGGATTTTCAGATATCTCTGCAAAGCATCCTCACCATCGTGCAGCACATGGCTCAAAAACTCTTAGTATGAATGATCCCGTTGAACACAGACATACTTTATGGGGGGCATTAGTAGGAGGCCCGGATGCAACTGATAATCATAATGACGATACTACAGACTTTGTTTCCAACGAGGTAGCAATAGATTACAACGCAGGCTTTGTAGGTGCACTTGCTGGATTGTACAAATATTTCGGGGAAGGCATGGAACCATTGGAGAATTTCCCTCCAAAGGAACCGGTAACAGATGATTTCTATGCAGAATCAAAACTAGAACAGGAAAACAAGGAAAGAACTCAGGTTACAATTAATATTCACAATGAAACAAGCAGACCGCCTGAATTTGTAGATGGATTAAAGGCTAGATATTTCTTTGATATTTCAGAAATGCTTGCTGCAGGACAAACAATAGATGATATGACTGTTGCGGTTATGTATGACGAAGGTAAAGCCAGCGATGGCAAGGAAACAGCAATTAATGGACCATTTGCCTGGGATGCTGAAAAGGGAATATACTACGTTGAAATAGACTGGACTGGAAATGCCTTCTATGGAGACAAAGAATTCCACTTTGGATTAGTTTCATCTCTGGATTCCAATTGGGAATCCCACTGGGATCCGACCAATGACTGGAGCAGACAAGATATAGGAAAGGAATATTCTATTAATCAGAATATTTCTGTATATAGGGGGGATGTAAAAGTGTATGGAAATGAACCACCAAAAGGCAGCACAGGAGCAAAACTAGGAGACCTAAATGGTGATGGAAGCGTTGATGCTCTTGACTATGCATTAATGAAAAAATACATTCTATATCCAACAGGAGATGTTGATCTCAATGTATGGGATATGAACAAAGACGGTGAAATAAACGCCCTTGACCTTGCTTTATTAAAGAAGACTTTACTCGGTTAA
- a CDS encoding glycoside hydrolase family 9 protein — MDKMKRVSIYALIVAIVITITQFNFQYECSSATTAFNYGEALQKSILFYEAQRSGSLLTSNIPTRLLWRGDAQLTDGQKEGLDLTGGWVDAGDNIKFGVTCAYTTSLLAFGAIEYKDAYEKSGQMKWLQNQLRWINDYFIKCHPEPNVFWAQVGMTANDHNNWVPIEVTHLMNDRTAIKLDEQHPGTEIAMGTAAAMAASSIVFRNTDPTYADKLLEHAKQLYEFGDKYRGVFSDVISKVDPQGAAAYTSHSGYNDELVWGSIWLYKAMEDKSSGSGSDYLAKAKEYYNGIGKEANQQVHKYKWAHCWDDQTFGCYILMSQIEPETSLYREDAERWLNWWTVGGTEHNADGTKISYTPGGHAKLDNWGSFRYASTTALFAFVYSDKLSDTVKKARYHDFAVKQINYILGDNPRKASYMVGFGQNYPQHPHHRTAHSPWGQEMDTPAEHRHILYGALVGSVDSTDGFNDVISDYVSNEVAIDYNAGLTGALARMYSEFGGTPIPDSSFPLPDKPHEPKDEWPVFAKTYFNGTSGTQLSLSVENRSAWPARPSNQLKIRYFFTLDAKDISDVSIKAPAWVKVTGPTAWDTEKKVYYYTLDLSGKDIYPSYMWGAGGPELDFTISSATNTWDASNDWSFEDWDSTYINGTRKYAPNIPIYEGNNFKKLAGNEPAGGSEEPPIILAGDINKDGNIDALDVALLKKYLLGNALEYDVSVADMNSDKNIDALDFALLKKTLLSQ, encoded by the coding sequence ATGGATAAAATGAAAAGAGTAAGTATATATGCCCTTATCGTTGCCATAGTAATAACCATAACTCAATTTAACTTTCAGTATGAATGTTCTTCTGCAACAACCGCTTTTAACTATGGAGAGGCTTTGCAGAAATCTATTTTATTTTATGAAGCACAGAGATCAGGTTCATTATTAACATCAAATATTCCAACCAGATTATTATGGCGTGGAGATGCTCAATTGACAGATGGCCAAAAGGAAGGCTTAGACCTTACCGGAGGCTGGGTAGATGCAGGTGATAATATCAAGTTTGGTGTTACATGTGCTTATACAACAAGTTTACTTGCTTTTGGTGCTATAGAATATAAAGATGCATATGAAAAAAGCGGTCAGATGAAATGGCTTCAAAACCAGTTGAGATGGATTAATGATTATTTTATCAAGTGTCATCCTGAGCCAAATGTTTTTTGGGCGCAGGTTGGAATGACGGCAAATGATCATAATAATTGGGTTCCCATTGAAGTTACACATCTAATGAACGATAGAACAGCAATAAAACTGGACGAACAGCATCCGGGAACGGAAATAGCTATGGGAACAGCTGCTGCTATGGCTGCTTCATCCATTGTTTTTAGAAATACAGATCCGACATATGCTGATAAATTGCTTGAACATGCAAAGCAGTTATATGAATTCGGAGATAAATACAGAGGAGTTTTTTCTGATGTAATAAGTAAAGTTGACCCACAAGGTGCAGCTGCTTATACCTCACACAGCGGTTATAATGATGAATTGGTATGGGGTTCAATCTGGCTTTACAAGGCTATGGAAGACAAGTCTTCAGGAAGCGGTTCAGATTACCTTGCAAAAGCAAAAGAATATTATAATGGAATTGGTAAAGAAGCAAACCAACAGGTTCACAAATATAAATGGGCACATTGTTGGGATGACCAAACATTTGGATGCTATATTCTCATGTCTCAGATTGAACCAGAAACAAGCTTGTACAGAGAAGATGCAGAACGTTGGTTAAACTGGTGGACTGTAGGCGGTACAGAGCACAATGCCGATGGCACCAAGATTTCTTATACTCCGGGTGGACATGCTAAGTTGGACAACTGGGGTTCTTTCAGGTATGCTTCCACAACTGCATTATTTGCTTTTGTTTATTCCGATAAACTAAGTGATACTGTAAAAAAAGCACGTTATCATGACTTTGCAGTAAAGCAAATAAATTATATCTTAGGTGATAATCCTCGTAAAGCAAGCTACATGGTAGGTTTTGGTCAGAATTATCCTCAACATCCTCATCATCGAACAGCTCACAGCCCATGGGGACAAGAGATGGACACTCCAGCTGAACATCGGCATATTTTATACGGTGCACTGGTTGGAAGTGTTGATTCAACAGATGGTTTCAATGATGTTATAAGTGATTATGTTAGCAATGAAGTGGCTATAGACTATAATGCTGGCCTTACTGGGGCTCTTGCAAGAATGTATTCTGAATTCGGAGGAACTCCTATTCCAGACAGTAGTTTTCCATTACCGGATAAACCCCATGAGCCTAAAGATGAATGGCCGGTATTTGCCAAAACATATTTTAATGGTACAAGTGGTACCCAGCTTTCACTAAGTGTTGAAAACCGTTCAGCATGGCCTGCTCGTCCTAGTAATCAATTAAAAATACGTTATTTCTTTACTCTTGATGCAAAGGATATAAGTGATGTTAGTATAAAGGCTCCAGCATGGGTTAAAGTAACAGGTCCTACAGCATGGGATACTGAGAAAAAAGTTTATTACTATACACTTGATTTATCAGGTAAAGATATATATCCCAGTTATATGTGGGGAGCCGGTGGACCTGAACTTGACTTTACAATAAGTTCAGCTACCAATACATGGGATGCATCAAATGATTGGTCATTTGAAGATTGGGATTCAACATATATAAACGGGACAAGAAAATATGCTCCCAATATTCCAATATATGAAGGTAACAACTTTAAAAAATTGGCTGGAAATGAGCCGGCAGGTGGAAGTGAAGAACCACCGATAATTTTAGCTGGTGATATTAATAAAGATGGAAATATTGATGCGTTGGACGTTGCTCTTTTAAAGAAATATTTATTGGGCAACGCTTTGGAATATGATGTCTCTGTAGCAGATATGAATTCGGATAAGAACATTGATGCTCTTGATTTTGCACTACTCAAGAAAACTCTTCTTTCTCAATAA